The DNA segment gtgaaatacaAGTAAGATCATGATTTATTGTATTTGATTTGCGGGATTGTAACATGCCCGAATTCTCCTGGACAAAGCAAAGATTGCctcttctttatgttttaaaaatatcttttctcaagTGCAGTATTGCCCCGTGTATTTGGAAGTTAGCAACTTCAAGAAATAGACAATAATCCCAGACTAGTAATCAGTTTTTTTAAAGGTACCAGAAACCCTTGGATTAGAGTAATAGCTTTAGTAAGAAAGATGATTAAAAGTAAGAAAGATGTAgggtccagctttggctcaggtcatggtctcacggttgggggttcaagccccacgtcaggccttgttctgatggctctgagcctggaacctgcttcggattctgtgtctccctctccctctctctcaaaaataaacattaaaaattttttgaaaacttgaaaatttatGCCCATTAAAATACGCCTTAAAAATAGTGAAAGACAAACCACAGGATAGGAGAAGTTATTTATAATTTGGAAGGTCAGTATCCAGAGTTTAGAtaagtcaataagaaaaagataaacatctAAAGAGAGAAATGAACCAAACAATGAAGAAAAGGCTAATGAACATTCAGGATACAGAAGCTCATCAGTACAGCAGAGAGGttccagagagagacagcatttaGTCTGACAATACCAATGttgatgaattttgtttttttatgttaaatcttttttaacatttatttatgtttgagagatagagcacgagtgtgggaggggcagagagagaaggaaacacggaatcctaaggaggctctaggctctgagtgccgggcttgaacccacaaaccgtgaaatcatgacctgagctgaagtcggacacttaatcaactgagccacccagggccccttaattttttttaatgtttatttatttttgagagagagagagacagagagtgatcggggaaggggcagaaagagagagagagagagagagagagagagagagagggaatctgaagcaggctccagactctgagctgtcagcatggagcccaacatggcagtcaaactcacgagccatgagatcaggacctgagccgaagtcagacaccgaagcgactgagccacccaggcgccccagatgcccaatgtggggcttgaagtcacgaccccaagatcaagaattgcatactgtactgactgagccaactcaAGACCCCAAGGGATTGTTATTACTTAAAGCTGTGGTTCCTCTTGGAGGGCGGGGTTGATGGATGCTGTGGGCGGGCCATGGAGAAGACCTCAGTGCCATAATACCCTTTTATCAAGCTGGGCAGTGGGCAAGTGGAGATTTGGTTTATTCTTCTTCTTTACCTGTGCATTTATGTTttgcacactttattttttaagttcatttatttatttaaatgtaatcccattgggcacctgggtggctcagtcagttaagcatccgagtcttcattttagctcaggtcatgatctcacggttcgtggaatcaagccccacgtcagactctgtgctgagtgtggagacttcttgagattctctttctccctgtctctctgtgtcctgcCCTGGCTCATGCAtgtgctcgcatgctctctctcaaaaaataaatatataaacatttaaaataatctttgccacccaacatggggctcaaactcatgacaccAAGATTAAGagctcttctaactgagccagcctggcacccctgTTTTGCACACTTTTGTATGTCTGATAGTTGAGAGTTTTATAAAAGAAAGCATCAGATGGACAGGAAACTATAAAATCTGTGTGTTGGTATCAGAGTTAAGGCAAAGGAATATTTTTGGGTTAAGGCAAGGTGACAAGGACAAGATCTGGTATGTGCTCTCTGGTGGCTTCATGACCACGGTTTccatattggatttttttttattaatttattttttaatgtttagttttgaaagagagagagagagagagagagagagagagagagagcatgagtaggggaggggcaaagagagaagggagacacagaatctgaagcaggctccaggctctgagctattagcacagagctcaatatgggactcaaacccatggaccgtgagatcatgacctgagccaaagtcagactcttaactgactgagccacccaggcgcccccatattagATTTTAAATCTCCTGGTCTGCTGGCACCTGAATTTCCTGGTGGACATGGGAGAGGTGGTCTGTGCATCCCACAGACAAAGCGCTTCAGATGTAAATCCTCTTTGGAAGGTATTCCCGATAAAGTGAGAAAATCGGGCCGCAAGTTTCCATAGTGatccccagcctcccctgctttgttaggagagggaggaagaaggaacagcGTTACTCAGCTGAACCGGAAGAGAGGAGATTCTGTGCCTGTTTGAGGATAAAGGGAGCAGAAAAATGGACAGTCTCACCACACCAGCTTAGGGCCAGCCCTTGTTAATTTTTTACTTCCAATTGTTAATAAGGGATACAAGCTATATAGAGGCACTTTTGTCACACGGAGGCTTTCATGCAGCTCACTTTTGAAGGGTTTATTTCAGAAGGGCTCTGTTTGGAGAGGGTGGCAGAATTCTTATGGAAGCTTTTGCCTCCTGGATGTGTTGCGGGGGCTGATAGAGAAAGTGTGGGCACTTAGAGCGGGGTGTGGGCTCCGCTGCTCGCCTCGGGTGCAGAACTAATTGCCTTCACTTAGCTCACGACGGATCCTACCACCTTGATcacctgctttctctccttccacactgggtaagaaacaaaatcagaaaggaagggaagcaagggTACCTGGAGACTGTTAGGTAGCAAAGGACTGTTACTGCACGTGTGTGACTTTCTTCTAAATGATGATGGCGTAGTAATGCCCAGTTCTAATATTTATCTcgagttattaaaaatataactgtattCACtgtagtgctttaaaaaaaagtttatatattttgacagagagtgcgtgtgcatgcgcaagtgggagaggggcaggcagagagagggggagagagagagagaatcccaagcaggctctatgctgtcaacccagagcccgatgcggggctcgaactcaccaactgtgagatcatggcctgagcagaaaccaagagtcagatgctcaaccgactgagccacccagatgcccctccctctagtggtttttttttttttttttttgagagagaaaaaaagagtgcaATTTTTCAGGGAAAACTTCATCAAGGATGATTACAGTTTTGAAGAAAAATTGGGGGCATTCGTAGGAAGAAGCTTTTATTCAGCTGTTCTTTCTCATTTGCTTCGGTGGAATATTCTGTTCCCTGGCATGCTGGGAAAACGAAGTGACTAGCCTGGCCGTGTTGGGAATCCGTGGCATGTTGGCTGAATTTCCCCAAACACCGCTGCCATATCACATTCTGGAGTGTGGCTGGGTAATCTTGAGGATGACATTTGCTCAGAATAGACGGGCTGTATTTTTGAAGTGAGCTGCATAGTCCTTCATTCTCCGTGCTGAGGAAACCGGGACTGTCGTCTGCTTTCTCGGCAGGGTCAGGAAGAAGTATGACAAAAGTGGCCGGCTGATCTGTAACGACGCCGATCTGTGCGATTGCCTGGAGAAGAATTGTCTGGGCTGCTTCTACCCTTGTCCCAAGTGCAACTCCAACAAGTGTGGGCCCGAGTGCCGGTGCAACCGTCGGTGGGTCTATGATGCCATTGTCACAGAATCTGGGGAGGTGGTCAGCACACTGCCATACCCCGTTCCTGACTAGGAGCTGTTCCCTGGGAacagctttgtttcttctttctgtttcttcttgacaGTGAAGCCAACCTCTTTCTCGTGGGTGGATTTTAGGGCTTGGGGGAAATGCTGGGAGAAGATGCTGAAGGTTCATGTTCTCTGAAACTGTAGAACAATGTAGAATGGGCAGTCGCTCCAATGCCTTCACTTGTGACCAAAGGGTGACAGTGCATGGTCTCAGCATTGCCTCACCCGAACACCTCCGTCTCTGCCCTCAAGTCAAAAATGTCTTTCGTCTTTACTGGTACCTGAGAAGACGTAGTTTTAAGATGTTCAGAACTCTGTAGCTGAGTGCTCTCCTTACAGAGAACATACAATCATAACTTTGTAAGAGCTAGCTACCCTTCCAACATTACACACCACAAGTTCCAAGTCCGACTCGCTTCTTGAATTAAAAACACACCCCCACACCCTGTGACTTTGCACTgtattgtcttgttttttattgttaatatgtTGATAACATTAAAGTTAAATTTGGTAATACCTGGCAGTATTTTTAtgaaacatttgtatttttttttaattttttttttcaacgtttatttatttttgggacagagagagacagagcatgaacaggggaggggcagagagagagggagacacagaatcagaaacaggctccaggctctgagccatcagcccagagcc comes from the Prionailurus bengalensis isolate Pbe53 chromosome A1, Fcat_Pben_1.1_paternal_pri, whole genome shotgun sequence genome and includes:
- the ARL14EPL gene encoding ARL14 effector protein-like, which codes for MNGQSEKSVTQEGHTGQSSPEKDCQIGQKQLQQIERQLKCLAFQNPGPQVADFNPETRQQKKKARMSKMNEYFSVKYKVRKKYDKSGRLICNDADLCDCLEKNCLGCFYPCPKCNSNKCGPECRCNRRWVYDAIVTESGEVVSTLPYPVPD